One region of Candidatus Saccharibacteria bacterium genomic DNA includes:
- a CDS encoding flippase-like domain-containing protein codes for MAETSFMRRNWKVLLNVVTVIALVVLVVAIRDQFKATFENLFKVHIWVLLLIPVIQALNYDAQTRLYQDLFAIVGNKLRYKELYKSALALNYVNTVFPSGGVSGISYFGARMKGTDITGPKASAVQLFKLILYFLSFEGLIMVGVFALALQGQMNSLVLLLAGTISTVVVIATAAMGFIISSKRRISGFFAYMSVLLNRIIRVVRPKHKETIKIDRVRRVFDDLHENYMLMTRDLRKLKRPLFFAMLASFWEVLTIYVVYVAFGEWVNIGAVILAYAIANFAGLISVLPGGIGVYEGLMTLTLTATGIPSRLSLPVTIMYRILAISVQLIPGAYFYHEHLGQKEPPTIEVKTD; via the coding sequence TTGCGTTGGTTGTGCTAGTCGTAGCTATACGTGATCAGTTTAAGGCCACTTTTGAAAATTTGTTCAAAGTTCACATCTGGGTGCTTTTGCTAATCCCGGTGATACAGGCGCTCAATTACGATGCCCAGACTCGTCTGTACCAAGATTTGTTTGCCATAGTCGGGAACAAACTCCGCTACAAGGAGCTGTATAAAAGTGCGCTGGCTCTGAACTACGTCAACACGGTTTTCCCCAGCGGCGGTGTGAGCGGAATATCCTATTTCGGCGCACGGATGAAAGGCACTGATATTACTGGGCCGAAAGCATCTGCTGTGCAGCTCTTTAAGCTTATTTTGTATTTCTTAAGTTTTGAAGGGTTGATTATGGTGGGTGTGTTTGCCTTGGCGTTGCAGGGTCAGATGAATAGCCTGGTACTACTGCTGGCAGGCACAATTTCAACAGTGGTCGTTATAGCAACCGCGGCGATGGGTTTTATCATCAGTAGCAAGCGGCGGATTTCCGGATTCTTTGCGTACATGAGTGTATTATTGAACCGAATTATTCGTGTTGTTCGACCAAAGCACAAAGAGACAATCAAAATTGACCGCGTCAGGCGGGTTTTTGACGACTTGCATGAAAATTATATGTTGATGACGCGCGATTTGCGTAAGCTGAAACGGCCGCTTTTCTTTGCTATGCTGGCCAGTTTTTGGGAAGTGCTGACAATATATGTTGTGTACGTGGCATTTGGAGAATGGGTTAACATCGGCGCTGTTATCTTGGCTTATGCGATTGCAAACTTTGCAGGGCTTATTAGCGTGCTACCAGGCGGTATAGGCGTTTATGAAGGGCTAATGACTCTGACCCTCACGGCAACCGGTATACCGTCACGCTTAAGCCTGCCGGTAACAATTATGTACCGCATACTTGCTATCAGTGTTCAGCTTATCCCTGGGGCATACTTTTACCACGAGCATTTGGGGCAAAAAGAACCACCGACCATCGAAGTCAAAACAGATTAA
- the xseA gene encoding exodeoxyribonuclease VII large subunit produces MTAHRPTEDLVFSVSDFVAVLNQTLEFAYPYVAIEGELTNFRVSKNRWVFFDLKDETASLKCFATVRELPGPLEDGMVVRVEGSPRLHPLYNFSIQVQAIRPLGEGSLKRAADLLASKLEKEGLFDSSRKRQLSYPPRRVALITAGDSAAYADFIKVVGARWGGLRIDQYNVLVQGEQAPGEIIAALKTVNESDTPTDVVVLIRGGGSVEDLAVWSDERVVRAIAGSRVPTLVAIGHEIDVCLAELAADCRASTPSNAAELLVPDRKEELRHLRAYEQRLNEQLAQGIMRRRTGLVMLAERLDEELAEVSKHARQRLSAAQSLLAAYDPDRPLRQGYALVRAGTHLITRAAQLHPGLEIEVKLIDGTVTSQVKSITTKEK; encoded by the coding sequence GTGACAGCACATAGGCCAACGGAGGACCTGGTTTTTTCGGTCAGCGATTTTGTCGCGGTACTCAACCAAACACTCGAGTTCGCCTACCCATATGTTGCGATTGAAGGCGAACTGACCAATTTCCGAGTGAGTAAAAACCGATGGGTGTTTTTTGACCTCAAGGACGAAACGGCAAGTTTGAAATGTTTTGCAACGGTTCGTGAACTTCCGGGGCCGCTCGAGGATGGGATGGTTGTGAGGGTTGAGGGCTCGCCGCGTTTGCACCCGCTGTATAACTTTAGCATTCAGGTACAGGCTATACGGCCCCTAGGGGAAGGCTCACTGAAGCGGGCAGCTGATTTGCTTGCTTCCAAGCTTGAAAAAGAAGGTCTTTTTGACTCAAGTCGAAAGCGTCAACTGTCATACCCACCGCGCAGGGTTGCGCTAATTACGGCGGGTGACTCGGCAGCTTATGCGGACTTCATAAAAGTAGTGGGTGCGCGGTGGGGTGGTTTACGCATTGACCAGTACAATGTTCTCGTTCAAGGCGAACAAGCCCCGGGTGAGATTATTGCCGCACTTAAAACTGTGAACGAGTCAGATACACCGACTGATGTGGTTGTCCTGATTCGGGGCGGCGGCAGTGTTGAAGACCTGGCCGTGTGGAGCGATGAACGTGTTGTGCGGGCGATTGCGGGCAGTCGGGTACCCACACTAGTTGCCATAGGTCATGAAATAGATGTGTGCCTGGCCGAACTTGCGGCCGATTGTCGGGCAAGCACGCCAAGTAATGCGGCTGAGTTGCTTGTACCTGATCGGAAAGAGGAACTACGACACCTGCGTGCGTATGAGCAACGTCTGAATGAGCAGTTAGCGCAGGGAATCATGCGCCGCCGAACGGGATTGGTTATGCTCGCCGAACGGCTTGACGAAGAGCTAGCCGAGGTATCAAAACACGCCCGGCAGCGGCTTAGTGCCGCTCAGTCACTGTTAGCCGCGTATGATCCAGACCGCCCGCTGCGGCAGGGGTATGCGCTCGTACGTGCCGGTACGCACCTTATTACCCGAGCAGCTCAGTTGCACCCCGGCCTCGAAATTGAGGTAAAATTGATAGATGGTACGGTGACATCTCAGGTGAAATCTATAACGACTAAGGAGAAATAA
- the xseB gene encoding exodeoxyribonuclease VII small subunit has translation MSNNFMQFDYAAKTAELEDILAHLQAEDIQLDEALKLHAAGKLLIADIEDYLKQAENEVTKQLAKGA, from the coding sequence ATGAGTAACAATTTTATGCAATTTGATTACGCTGCAAAGACTGCAGAGCTGGAGGATATACTGGCACACTTGCAGGCAGAGGATATCCAGCTCGATGAAGCGCTGAAGCTGCATGCCGCAGGGAAGCTATTGATAGCCGACATAGAAGACTACCTGAAACAAGCCGAAAATGAAGTGACAAAGCAGCTAGCGAAAGGTGCATAG
- a CDS encoding class I SAM-dependent methyltransferase translates to MDLVIGIILVVLLLFGLAVFFGAPYLPTLTPQVKTALELLNLRPGQTLLELGSGDGKVLLAAAQAGYHAVGIELNPLLVLVSLWRTRRYRKQVRVMLGNFWNVTWPSADAVFVFLLDRYMPKLDKRMSEYKKPLASVAFKMPGRAVTAEKQGVFLYLY, encoded by the coding sequence GTGGATTTGGTTATCGGAATAATCCTAGTCGTTCTATTGCTGTTTGGTTTAGCGGTGTTCTTTGGTGCGCCGTACTTGCCGACATTAACACCTCAGGTGAAAACTGCGCTTGAACTACTTAACCTCAGGCCAGGTCAAACTTTACTTGAGCTGGGTAGCGGAGACGGGAAGGTTTTGTTGGCGGCTGCACAGGCTGGATATCACGCGGTTGGTATCGAACTAAATCCATTGCTTGTGCTTGTTTCGCTGTGGCGAACTCGGCGCTACAGAAAGCAGGTCAGGGTAATGTTGGGCAACTTTTGGAATGTTACGTGGCCTTCCGCTGACGCAGTCTTTGTGTTCCTGCTTGACCGCTACATGCCTAAGCTTGATAAGCGAATGAGTGAGTATAAAAAACCGCTAGCAAGCGTGGCGTTTAAGATGCCAGGTAGGGCTGTTACAGCAGAGAAACAGGGGGTATTTCTTTATTTGTATTAG
- a CDS encoding polyprenyl synthetase family protein, with translation MAEPPHNLSNSPGFPSQRPYHFPVLMETCQTISDDLTSWTNQHLPKITASIVTDTATLQAPDYRPEKRSRMDEVIYFSLLNRGTDDARTASNTIRKSATAHEILRLVQNSKKIRNDQDELPPFLADIVSDARQVPEVGWLEERLKYLHSILPRETVEQGAMGKVARTILGVLSITAMHPAIVSKVERKTAVLAAIPGAYYYAATYPIVDDVLHDSSIIPARLAERAHSSIVNGLSDGQDISLRDIPDHPLAEELLSVYDGLRSHYPFETNQHLYDALLSMYTAQHLEATGDHLDKMYPLIAMKAGLSRVVAHLLSNYAPIHDDITRLLYSLTRNQLLDDFRDYFDDNAAGRLTPFTTYQKGTEQLNPLLVYFASNPYIAQRCYNGSPRVEQILGRYGSLELARSLLGQPDRIAAMENTFGDDGPLSAWLATVGQLPCDPPTKRRLTRNEKIILDDVTKRLSTRSLQNTDPRTYFLDNSNYIENLILQEFVGNNAIHETVRYALRGESKRVRSMLGLMLADSLGIDHKKVEPCLVGVEMAHTSSLLFDDLPAQDNAKTRRGKPAAHHVFPESQVQLAGIALIDSVYLKLTQLKEHYPPEKVLETIAYIAGKIGKDLCEGQNIDLTPSSATTTEEIIRMYALKTSSLIDASLVPLMMLEQRPPVEIELMQTYAYHAGIVFQIQDDILDATGSASILGKDSQQDNEKSTVVTLGDVTKAQFLRDYHLDAAIKALDELPFSTGLLASTVRYFANRRR, from the coding sequence ATGGCTGAACCGCCGCATAATCTTTCAAATTCTCCTGGCTTTCCTTCCCAGCGGCCATACCACTTTCCTGTACTTATGGAGACATGCCAGACCATAAGTGATGATTTGACTAGTTGGACTAACCAGCACCTCCCCAAGATAACCGCCAGCATCGTCACCGATACGGCAACGTTACAAGCGCCGGATTATAGACCGGAAAAACGTTCGAGAATGGACGAGGTAATCTACTTCTCCCTACTTAATCGAGGGACCGATGATGCTCGAACTGCCAGTAATACCATACGAAAGTCAGCCACTGCGCATGAAATACTAAGATTGGTTCAGAATTCCAAAAAAATCAGAAACGACCAAGACGAGCTGCCACCATTTCTTGCTGATATAGTTTCCGACGCAAGACAGGTTCCAGAAGTTGGGTGGCTCGAAGAGCGTCTGAAGTATTTACACTCTATCCTCCCCAGGGAGACTGTGGAACAAGGCGCTATGGGGAAAGTTGCCCGCACGATCCTGGGAGTACTTTCTATCACGGCAATGCATCCTGCAATCGTTTCAAAGGTCGAGAGAAAGACTGCAGTGCTAGCGGCCATCCCAGGCGCATATTATTATGCGGCAACATACCCAATAGTTGACGATGTCTTACATGACAGCAGTATTATCCCCGCGCGACTGGCTGAACGCGCCCATAGCAGTATTGTAAATGGGCTTTCGGACGGTCAAGACATATCTTTGCGCGATATACCCGATCATCCGCTCGCAGAAGAACTACTCAGTGTTTATGATGGCCTACGATCGCACTACCCGTTCGAGACAAATCAACATCTTTATGACGCCCTGCTTTCGATGTATACCGCCCAGCATCTAGAAGCTACCGGTGATCATCTCGACAAGATGTACCCACTTATTGCCATGAAAGCCGGACTATCCCGTGTAGTCGCGCATCTTCTATCAAATTACGCTCCTATTCATGATGATATAACACGACTTCTATACTCGCTGACGCGTAACCAATTGCTTGATGATTTTCGGGATTATTTTGATGATAACGCCGCGGGGCGCTTGACTCCGTTCACCACATACCAAAAAGGGACGGAACAACTCAACCCCCTGCTGGTCTACTTTGCTTCAAACCCCTATATTGCACAACGTTGCTACAATGGATCCCCTCGCGTCGAACAGATACTAGGCAGGTATGGTAGCCTTGAACTTGCACGTTCGCTCTTGGGACAGCCTGACAGAATAGCAGCCATGGAAAATACCTTCGGTGATGACGGGCCATTGAGCGCATGGCTCGCTACTGTCGGGCAGCTTCCCTGTGATCCCCCAACGAAACGGAGATTAACCCGAAATGAAAAAATTATATTGGATGATGTAACCAAAAGGTTGAGTACGCGCTCACTACAAAATACCGACCCGCGAACATATTTTTTGGATAACAGTAATTACATCGAGAATCTGATACTGCAAGAATTTGTGGGCAATAACGCAATCCATGAAACTGTTCGCTATGCTCTCCGTGGCGAAAGTAAACGTGTTAGATCTATGCTAGGACTGATGCTTGCGGATTCTCTCGGTATTGACCATAAAAAGGTTGAACCGTGCCTTGTCGGTGTAGAAATGGCTCATACATCTAGTCTCCTATTTGACGATCTTCCCGCGCAAGATAACGCAAAGACACGCCGCGGTAAACCAGCTGCCCATCATGTTTTTCCCGAGTCTCAAGTACAACTGGCTGGCATAGCTTTGATAGATTCTGTTTACCTGAAATTAACTCAGCTGAAGGAACACTACCCACCAGAAAAAGTATTAGAAACTATCGCTTACATTGCAGGCAAAATTGGCAAGGATCTGTGCGAAGGACAAAATATTGACCTTACCCCTTCAAGTGCCACTACAACAGAGGAAATCATAAGAATGTATGCCCTTAAAACATCCTCTCTCATAGACGCCTCTCTAGTTCCTCTGATGATGTTAGAACAGCGACCACCTGTAGAAATTGAACTCATGCAAACTTATGCATACCACGCCGGTATTGTCTTTCAGATCCAGGATGACATCTTGGACGCGACTGGCTCAGCCTCCATACTCGGAAAAGATAGCCAGCAAGACAATGAAAAGTCTACTGTCGTTACACTCGGTGACGTAACAAAAGCTCAATTTTTACGTGATTATCATCTTGATGCTGCAATCAAGGCTTTAGATGAATTGCCATTTTCCACAGGATTACTAGCCAGCACGGTACGCTACTTCGCAAATCGTCGGCGCTAA
- the recO gene encoding DNA repair protein RecO, which translates to MNQRRTTAIVLTRVNYGEADRIITVLTPDSGKLSLIAKGVRKVRSKLAGGIELFSTSEITYIPGRGNISTLVSARLSRHYGHIVENIDRTMLGYELIKLLHKVTEDEPETAYFGLLEQAFLALDDQNVPVNLIRIWFSAQLLRLAGHSPNLQTSTDKTKLASTQRYDFDYDATAFSLSPSGVFGVNEVKFLRLLFGESKPNILVRVQGVDAIIILVAPLIQTLRQLHLRV; encoded by the coding sequence ATGAACCAGCGCCGCACAACCGCAATCGTTCTTACGCGAGTGAATTACGGCGAAGCAGACAGAATAATTACGGTGCTTACCCCCGACAGTGGAAAACTAAGTCTGATTGCAAAAGGTGTTCGAAAAGTAAGAAGTAAACTTGCCGGCGGAATTGAATTATTTAGCACGAGTGAGATTACGTACATACCAGGTAGGGGAAATATTTCCACACTTGTCTCAGCTAGACTTAGCCGGCACTATGGACACATTGTAGAAAACATTGATCGTACAATGCTCGGTTACGAGCTGATAAAACTTCTACACAAAGTTACAGAAGACGAACCGGAAACGGCATATTTTGGCCTACTTGAGCAAGCGTTTCTCGCCTTGGATGACCAAAACGTGCCCGTTAATTTAATCCGGATCTGGTTTAGCGCTCAGCTGCTGCGACTCGCTGGGCATAGCCCAAATTTACAAACAAGTACTGATAAAACGAAACTTGCGTCAACTCAGCGCTATGATTTTGACTATGATGCCACTGCTTTTTCGCTCAGTCCTAGTGGCGTTTTTGGCGTAAATGAAGTTAAGTTCTTGCGCCTATTGTTTGGCGAGAGCAAGCCAAACATCCTCGTAAGGGTGCAGGGAGTAGACGCAATAATTATTCTTGTGGCTCCGCTCATTCAGACGCTGCGCCAGCTCCATCTTCGTGTATAA
- a CDS encoding glycine--tRNA ligase translates to MSTQRHEVKLPEANSPNEVKLEDIVSLCKRRGFIFPGSDVYGGLAGTWDYGPLGVELKRNIMQLWWKMFVQERDDMYGVDAAILMNQKVWQASGHVDTFTDPLVECSNCKGRFRADKLDKADTCPTCGQKNTFGEARAFNMMFKTNVGPVDDDASLSYLRPETAQGIFTNFKNVVDTIYPDVPFGIAQQGKAFRNEISPRDFVFRSREFEQMEIEYFVQPDEWEESFEHWVEQCKKWFSALGLPEGTVHELEVPQNDRAHYSKRTIDFEFDFPIGREELMGLAYRTDFDLINIQNASKKGMEYRPKNGSPAYVPHVIEPSFGVERAVMAVLCSAYWNDTENDRVVLRLPYDLAPVKVAVCPLAKNNPELVAKAREIYTSLKKEFGAVLWVDSGNIGKNYRKMDEIGVPYVVTVDFDTLEGDTKDTVTVRSRDTTAQERAKVLNLIALLK, encoded by the coding sequence ATGAGTACACAGCGACATGAGGTGAAACTGCCAGAGGCAAATAGCCCAAACGAGGTAAAATTGGAAGATATCGTTAGCCTGTGTAAGAGGCGGGGGTTTATATTCCCGGGCAGTGATGTTTACGGTGGGCTGGCTGGAACCTGGGACTACGGTCCACTCGGTGTAGAGCTGAAACGCAATATCATGCAGCTATGGTGGAAAATGTTTGTACAGGAACGTGACGACATGTACGGCGTCGATGCCGCCATATTGATGAATCAAAAAGTCTGGCAAGCCAGCGGTCATGTCGACACGTTTACCGACCCACTCGTAGAATGTTCAAATTGCAAAGGTCGTTTCCGCGCAGACAAACTTGACAAGGCCGATACGTGTCCGACATGTGGCCAAAAAAATACATTTGGTGAGGCTCGAGCGTTTAATATGATGTTTAAAACTAATGTTGGGCCAGTCGATGATGATGCCTCGCTTTCGTACCTAAGGCCAGAAACGGCGCAGGGGATTTTTACCAATTTTAAGAACGTAGTAGACACCATATATCCAGATGTGCCATTTGGCATTGCCCAGCAGGGCAAGGCCTTTCGCAATGAAATCTCCCCCCGTGATTTTGTGTTTCGTAGCCGCGAGTTCGAGCAGATGGAGATCGAGTATTTTGTACAGCCCGATGAATGGGAAGAAAGTTTTGAACACTGGGTAGAACAGTGCAAAAAGTGGTTTAGTGCGCTGGGTCTACCAGAAGGAACCGTGCACGAACTAGAGGTGCCACAAAACGACCGCGCACATTACAGCAAGCGCACGATAGATTTTGAGTTCGACTTCCCGATCGGACGCGAAGAGCTGATGGGGCTCGCATACCGCACCGATTTTGACCTTATAAACATCCAAAATGCGTCGAAAAAAGGCATGGAATACCGGCCAAAAAATGGATCACCAGCGTATGTACCGCACGTCATAGAACCAAGCTTCGGCGTGGAGCGTGCTGTCATGGCGGTGCTGTGTAGTGCGTACTGGAACGATACCGAAAACGACCGCGTGGTTTTGCGGCTGCCATACGACCTTGCACCAGTAAAAGTAGCAGTCTGTCCGTTAGCAAAAAATAACCCTGAACTGGTAGCAAAAGCGCGTGAAATATACACTAGCCTAAAGAAAGAGTTCGGCGCAGTCCTATGGGTGGACAGCGGCAACATTGGTAAAAACTACCGCAAAATGGACGAAATAGGTGTACCCTATGTCGTGACCGTAGACTTCGACACTCTAGAAGGGGACACGAAAGACACTGTGACAGTCCGCTCACGCGACACCACCGCCCAGGAACGCGCCAAAGTTTTGAATTTGATAGCACTCCTTAAGTAG
- a CDS encoding ribonuclease HI, producing the protein MFIYFTDGSASPNPGPGGFSVVSGGKPVVLGGEPSGAVTTNIRMEGFAILNALKHAGGQPCQIYTDSEFWINVITKWSLSWEANGWKKKGGEIKNLDIVQEVCPLYRSSQAELIWVRGHVGHEGNELADHWANQAREGIRI; encoded by the coding sequence ATGTTTATTTATTTCACCGACGGAAGTGCCAGTCCAAACCCGGGGCCAGGAGGGTTTTCGGTGGTGAGCGGAGGTAAACCGGTGGTACTCGGCGGTGAGCCGAGTGGTGCAGTGACTACCAACATCCGTATGGAGGGTTTTGCCATATTGAACGCTCTGAAACATGCCGGAGGCCAGCCGTGCCAGATCTATACCGACAGCGAATTCTGGATAAATGTCATCACGAAATGGTCACTTAGTTGGGAGGCAAATGGTTGGAAGAAGAAGGGCGGCGAAATAAAAAACCTCGATATTGTGCAGGAGGTCTGCCCGCTGTACCGCAGTTCGCAGGCTGAGCTAATCTGGGTGCGTGGTCACGTGGGGCATGAGGGCAATGAGTTAGCAGACCACTGGGCCAACCAAGCACGCGAGGGCATAAGAATCTGA
- a CDS encoding type II toxin-antitoxin system death-on-curing family toxin — protein MNVKTFGIDQLLMLHSFVLANTGGGDGVRDIGRLEAALATQTQEVFGTELYPELYNKAGAIIRGIIADHPFIDGNKRTAMLAGLTLMKVNGLTLRASNQELEDFAVQVAVEHLGVEEISEWLKKHVEVNV, from the coding sequence ATGAATGTAAAAACGTTTGGAATAGATCAGCTGCTGATGCTGCACTCATTTGTGCTTGCAAATACAGGTGGCGGTGATGGAGTGCGCGATATTGGGCGGCTTGAGGCGGCGCTTGCCACGCAAACACAGGAAGTTTTCGGAACCGAATTATACCCGGAACTGTACAACAAGGCGGGCGCGATTATTCGTGGTATTATTGCGGACCACCCATTTATAGATGGAAATAAAAGAACGGCGATGCTTGCAGGCTTAACGTTGATGAAAGTGAATGGCCTAACTCTGCGAGCGAGTAATCAGGAGCTCGAAGACTTTGCAGTGCAAGTGGCTGTGGAGCATTTGGGTGTAGAGGAAATTTCCGAGTGGCTCAAAAAGCACGTAGAGGTAAATGTATGA
- the msrA gene encoding peptide-methionine (S)-S-oxide reductase MsrA: MIKSIVFGGGCFWCSEAVFQRVDGVTKVVPGYAGGTVPDPMYEQVCSGKTGHAEVVKVDYDDTKISLEHLLHIFFRAHDPTTLNRQGADEGSQYRSVILYGDKVDAVKAQSVIEEIQAETATTIVTEVAKLDAFYEAEAYHRNYFEQHPEQAYCQIVINPKIDKLREYLRDNPI, encoded by the coding sequence ATGATCAAGTCGATTGTCTTTGGTGGGGGATGTTTTTGGTGTAGCGAGGCGGTATTTCAGCGGGTGGATGGCGTGACAAAGGTTGTACCAGGCTATGCCGGAGGCACTGTGCCAGATCCGATGTATGAACAAGTTTGCAGCGGCAAAACTGGACATGCTGAAGTAGTAAAAGTCGATTATGACGATACAAAGATATCGCTGGAGCATTTACTACATATTTTCTTCAGAGCACACGACCCTACGACGCTTAATCGCCAGGGAGCAGATGAAGGTTCGCAATATCGGTCAGTCATTTTGTATGGCGATAAGGTGGATGCTGTGAAAGCGCAATCTGTTATAGAGGAGATCCAAGCTGAAACGGCGACAACTATAGTGACTGAGGTCGCAAAACTAGATGCGTTTTATGAAGCCGAAGCATACCATCGCAATTATTTCGAGCAGCACCCAGAGCAGGCCTACTGCCAAATAGTCATCAATCCAAAAATCGACAAACTCCGTGAGTATCTGCGGGATAATCCCATATAG
- a CDS encoding DUF427 domain-containing protein, whose translation MMIAKWKGQIIAQADKDSLIYIEGNWYFPPSAINEEYFVPSETHTTCAWKGEASYYNVVVGGETNSDAAWYYPEPREGSIERVHKDYTNYVAFWRGVEVNE comes from the coding sequence ATAATGATAGCAAAATGGAAAGGTCAGATTATCGCTCAGGCTGACAAAGACAGTCTTATATATATTGAGGGGAACTGGTATTTTCCGCCCTCAGCTATTAACGAGGAGTATTTTGTACCTAGCGAAACACACACGACTTGTGCCTGGAAGGGAGAAGCTAGCTATTACAATGTAGTCGTTGGCGGCGAAACAAACAGCGATGCGGCTTGGTACTACCCGGAGCCACGAGAAGGTTCGATTGAGCGTGTCCACAAAGATTATACAAACTACGTGGCGTTTTGGAGAGGAGTCGAGGTTAATGAATAA
- a CDS encoding diaminopimelate decarboxylase, whose translation MNNNWDLTQLRSTATEQGTPLFVYSRQLLLERAKQIVDLKLPFGYTPRYAIKANNHPDILQMFHDAGLQFDASSSYEANEILAQGIPGEKISLSSQQPAHNLQELLQAGVKFVATSMHQLELVLREEQCPKQIGLRVNPGIGAGHNNRLTTGGANSSFGLWNAYVPEALQLAKKNGVKIDRLHVHIGSGADPTMWGKMIETALSIAENMHDVTSLNMGGGYKIHRYGDEHEADLVAIGVEFSRQLQTFAKKTGRKLHLEIEPGTWLVGHAGVLLASVVDVVDTGDDGHTFLRLDTGMNDFARPGMYGAQHRVAVLNDALDTAEYVLVGHNCETADILTPAPGDPEGIESRELRKANIGDTIAIYDTGAYCRSMSHKGYNSFPNAGELFI comes from the coding sequence ATGAATAACAATTGGGACTTGACCCAGCTCAGATCAACCGCGACCGAACAGGGGACACCTTTGTTTGTTTATTCGCGTCAGTTACTACTTGAGCGGGCGAAGCAAATTGTCGATCTGAAGCTTCCATTTGGTTATACTCCGCGATATGCAATTAAAGCCAATAATCATCCAGATATACTGCAAATGTTTCATGACGCGGGCTTGCAGTTTGACGCCAGTTCTAGCTACGAAGCAAATGAAATATTGGCACAAGGTATTCCAGGTGAAAAGATTAGTTTATCCAGTCAGCAACCAGCGCACAATTTGCAAGAATTGTTGCAGGCTGGTGTAAAATTTGTCGCGACCTCCATGCATCAACTCGAGTTGGTTTTACGAGAAGAGCAGTGTCCAAAACAGATAGGATTACGAGTTAATCCCGGTATTGGTGCTGGTCACAATAATAGACTGACTACCGGTGGAGCTAATAGTAGTTTTGGGCTATGGAATGCCTATGTCCCTGAGGCACTTCAACTAGCTAAAAAAAATGGGGTGAAGATTGATCGCCTGCACGTACACATCGGTTCGGGCGCTGACCCAACCATGTGGGGAAAAATGATAGAAACGGCGCTTTCTATTGCCGAAAACATGCATGATGTGACCAGTCTGAATATGGGAGGAGGGTACAAGATCCATCGCTACGGGGATGAGCATGAAGCAGATTTGGTTGCCATAGGAGTTGAATTTAGCCGGCAATTACAGACGTTCGCGAAAAAAACGGGGCGAAAACTGCACTTAGAAATCGAACCGGGTACGTGGCTAGTCGGGCATGCAGGGGTATTGCTTGCCAGTGTCGTCGATGTTGTCGATACGGGCGACGATGGTCATACGTTTTTGCGACTTGATACTGGGATGAATGACTTTGCACGTCCAGGCATGTACGGCGCTCAGCACCGGGTTGCAGTGCTAAATGACGCGCTTGATACAGCGGAGTATGTGTTGGTCGGGCATAACTGCGAAACGGCTGATATTCTCACGCCGGCGCCAGGTGACCCAGAGGGTATAGAATCGAGAGAGCTGCGAAAGGCAAATATTGGCGACACTATTGCCATATATGACACGGGCGCCTACTGCCGGAGCATGAGTCACAAAGGTTACAATAGCTTTCCAAATGCAGGTGAGTTATTTATCTGA